Proteins co-encoded in one Kribbella solani genomic window:
- a CDS encoding peroxide stress protein YaaA, with translation MTLILLPPSEGKSGRSRGRAVDFATLSFPELNPVREQVLETLAKVSASADAFDVLDVGASLQPEVERNTRWRTEPSVPVSELYSGVLYDALGYATLSAGTKRRAANRLLVVSAAWGALRPADRVPPYRLSMGTTLPGHGPLASVWRDPLSNALADVDGVIVDCRSSTYVAAWRPTGGQAGKWVAVNVVRERDGVRTVVSHNAKHTRGLVARHLLESGKDPGTPKSLHKLISERWNAELDRAATGWTLTVVEHD, from the coding sequence GTGACCCTTATCCTCCTGCCGCCGTCCGAAGGAAAGAGCGGCCGGTCCCGCGGCCGGGCCGTCGATTTCGCCACGTTGTCGTTTCCGGAGCTGAACCCGGTCCGTGAGCAGGTGCTGGAGACGCTGGCGAAGGTGTCCGCGTCGGCCGACGCGTTCGACGTACTCGATGTCGGCGCCTCGCTGCAGCCCGAGGTCGAACGCAACACCCGCTGGCGTACGGAGCCGTCGGTGCCGGTTTCGGAGCTGTACTCCGGCGTCCTCTACGACGCGCTCGGCTACGCCACCCTCTCCGCCGGTACGAAGCGCCGCGCCGCGAACCGGCTGCTCGTCGTCTCCGCCGCGTGGGGTGCGCTCCGCCCGGCGGACCGCGTCCCGCCGTACCGGCTGTCGATGGGTACGACCCTGCCCGGCCACGGACCGCTCGCCTCGGTCTGGCGCGATCCGCTGAGCAATGCCCTCGCCGATGTCGACGGCGTGATCGTGGATTGCCGCTCGTCGACGTACGTGGCCGCGTGGCGCCCGACCGGCGGCCAAGCCGGGAAATGGGTGGCCGTGAACGTGGTCCGGGAGCGCGACGGCGTCCGTACGGTCGTGTCGCACAACGCGAAGCACACTCGCGGCCTGGTCGCCCGGCACCTGCTCGAATCCGGCAAGGACCCAGGCACCCCGAAGTCACTGCACAAGCTGATCAGCGAACGCTGGAACGCCGAGCTGGACCGCGCGGCCACCGGCTGGACGCTCACCGTGGTCGAACACGACTGA
- a CDS encoding HNH endonuclease family protein, whose amino-acid sequence MSRTMSRITALATTVAAVATTWTLSAGPALAAPPTPPSASTAATQLAGLTVKAEGSTTGYSRDKFPHWINQSGTCDTREQVLKRDGTGVTVDSSCQPTAGRWYSVYDATYINDSSGVDIDHIVPLAEAWKSGASGWTQAKRQEFANNLTISQLIAVSASSNRSKGDRDPAEWKPTNTSVHCVYAREWIWVKYTYKLSLQSAEKTALQQMLATC is encoded by the coding sequence ATGTCCCGCACCATGTCGCGCATCACCGCCCTTGCCACCACAGTGGCAGCCGTAGCGACCACCTGGACACTGAGCGCCGGACCGGCACTCGCAGCCCCGCCGACCCCGCCCTCGGCGAGCACCGCGGCTACCCAGCTGGCCGGCCTGACCGTGAAGGCGGAAGGGTCGACGACGGGTTACAGCCGGGACAAGTTCCCGCACTGGATCAACCAGTCGGGTACCTGTGACACCCGTGAGCAGGTGCTGAAGCGGGACGGCACCGGCGTGACCGTCGACAGCAGCTGCCAGCCGACGGCCGGCCGCTGGTACAGCGTGTACGACGCCACGTACATCAACGACTCGTCCGGTGTCGACATCGACCACATCGTGCCACTCGCGGAGGCATGGAAGTCCGGCGCGAGCGGCTGGACCCAGGCCAAGCGTCAGGAGTTCGCGAACAACCTGACCATCTCGCAGCTGATCGCGGTGTCGGCGTCCAGCAACCGCTCCAAGGGCGACCGCGACCCGGCCGAGTGGAAGCCGACCAACACCTCGGTGCATTGCGTGTACGCGCGGGAGTGGATCTGGGTGAAGTACACGTACAAGTTGTCGCTGCAGTCGGCGGAGAAGACGGCGCTGCAGCAGATGCTGGCGACCTGCTAG
- a CDS encoding aldo/keto reductase, whose protein sequence is MGDMKYRQLGDSGLTVSVVGLGCNNFGRRLDATRTDAVVNAAVDAGITLFDTADIYRGEHGFSEELLGKALGARRDEVVIATKFGGDMQGANGPDWGVRGSRRYIRKAVEASLRRLGTDWIDLYQLHFPDPVTPIEETLAALSELVAEGKVRYLGSSQFAAWQVVDADWTARSNGLEHFISAQNQYSLLERDVEDELVPACEQLGLGILPFFPLASGLLTGKYKRGADAPDGSRLAGQPERLARADFDKLEALDTFAAERELTMIDIAIGGLAAQPAVASVIAGATSPEQIAQNVAAGAWDPTPADLAALDDLT, encoded by the coding sequence ATGGGCGATATGAAGTATCGGCAGTTGGGTGATTCGGGGCTGACCGTCAGTGTGGTTGGGCTGGGCTGTAACAACTTCGGTCGGCGGCTGGACGCGACCCGTACGGACGCGGTGGTGAATGCCGCGGTCGACGCGGGGATCACGCTGTTCGACACCGCTGACATCTACCGCGGCGAGCACGGGTTCAGCGAGGAACTGCTCGGCAAGGCGCTCGGTGCGCGCCGCGACGAGGTGGTGATCGCCACGAAGTTCGGCGGCGACATGCAGGGTGCGAACGGCCCGGACTGGGGCGTACGTGGCTCGCGCCGGTACATCCGGAAGGCGGTCGAAGCGAGCCTTCGACGGCTCGGTACGGACTGGATCGACCTCTACCAGCTGCACTTCCCGGACCCGGTCACCCCGATCGAGGAGACCCTGGCCGCGCTGTCCGAGCTCGTTGCCGAGGGCAAGGTCCGGTACCTCGGCAGCTCGCAGTTCGCCGCCTGGCAGGTGGTGGACGCGGACTGGACTGCTCGGTCCAACGGCCTGGAGCACTTCATCAGCGCCCAGAACCAGTACTCCTTGCTCGAACGCGACGTCGAGGACGAGCTCGTACCGGCCTGTGAGCAGCTCGGGCTCGGCATCCTGCCCTTCTTCCCGCTGGCCTCCGGTCTGCTCACCGGCAAGTACAAGCGCGGCGCCGACGCGCCGGACGGCAGCCGGCTGGCGGGTCAGCCGGAGCGGCTGGCGCGGGCCGACTTCGACAAGCTTGAAGCGCTCGACACGTTCGCGGCCGAGCGTGAACTGACCATGATCGACATCGCGATCGGCGGCCTGGCCGCGCAGCCCGCGGTCGCGTCCGTGATCGCCGGCGCCACCAGCCCGGAGCAGATCGCCCAGAACGTCGCCGCCGGCGCCTGGGACCCGACCCCCGCCGACCTCGCCGCCCTGGACGACCTGACGTGA
- a CDS encoding APC family permease, whose amino-acid sequence MSDTAVPQTGQRPELKRVMGPGLLLLFVVGDILGTGVYALTGKVAGEVGGAVWLPFLCAFIVAMLTATSYLELVTKYPKAGGAAVYTHKAFGIHFLTFLLTFAVMCSGLTSASSASKAFAANFFSAAHLDPGRGALLMITALGFMTLIALVNLRGVGESVKANVVLTLVELSGLLIVIGIGAWALIGGDGDTSRLTEFKVPDGESPFGAVTAATALAFFAMVGFEDSVNMAEETKDPVRIFPRMMLIGLSITGVIYVLVAISAVALVSPDELNKGATPLLKVVQAGAPGFPLEVFAWITMFAVANSALINMLMASRLLYGMSHEKVLPGPLGRVLHKRRTPYIAILFTTLLAFVLIGYADLAALGGTTAFLLLCVFAIVNFAVLVLRKDKVEHKHFHAPTALPVLGIVLCVYLASPLSGRDSADYKVAGWLMLVGVVLWALTWVLNKYVFKRRADFDPTHLDPQGPVN is encoded by the coding sequence ATGAGTGACACTGCCGTTCCGCAGACCGGTCAGCGCCCCGAGCTGAAGCGGGTGATGGGGCCCGGGCTGCTGCTGCTGTTCGTCGTCGGCGACATCCTCGGCACCGGCGTGTACGCGCTGACCGGCAAGGTCGCGGGCGAGGTCGGCGGCGCGGTCTGGCTGCCGTTCCTGTGCGCGTTCATCGTCGCGATGCTGACCGCGACCAGCTACCTGGAACTCGTCACCAAGTACCCCAAGGCCGGCGGCGCCGCGGTGTACACGCACAAGGCGTTCGGCATCCACTTCCTCACCTTCCTGCTGACCTTCGCGGTGATGTGCTCCGGCCTCACCTCGGCCTCCAGCGCGTCGAAGGCGTTCGCGGCGAACTTCTTCTCCGCCGCGCACCTCGACCCCGGCCGCGGCGCGCTGCTGATGATCACCGCGCTCGGCTTCATGACGCTGATCGCGCTGGTGAACCTGCGCGGCGTCGGCGAAAGCGTCAAGGCCAACGTCGTACTCACCCTGGTCGAGCTGAGCGGGCTGCTGATCGTGATCGGGATCGGCGCCTGGGCGCTGATCGGCGGCGACGGCGACACCTCCCGGCTGACCGAGTTCAAGGTCCCGGACGGCGAGTCGCCGTTCGGCGCGGTCACCGCCGCGACCGCGCTGGCGTTCTTCGCGATGGTCGGCTTCGAGGACTCGGTGAACATGGCCGAGGAGACCAAGGACCCGGTCCGGATCTTCCCGCGGATGATGCTGATCGGGTTGAGCATCACCGGCGTCATCTACGTACTGGTCGCGATCTCCGCCGTCGCGCTGGTCTCGCCGGACGAGCTGAACAAGGGCGCGACGCCGCTGCTGAAGGTCGTCCAGGCCGGCGCGCCCGGGTTCCCGCTCGAGGTGTTCGCCTGGATCACGATGTTCGCGGTCGCCAACTCGGCGCTGATCAACATGCTGATGGCGAGCCGGTTGCTGTACGGGATGTCGCACGAGAAGGTACTGCCCGGTCCGCTCGGGCGGGTGCTGCACAAGCGGCGTACGCCGTACATCGCGATCCTCTTCACCACGCTGCTCGCGTTCGTCCTGATCGGGTACGCGGACCTGGCGGCGCTCGGTGGTACGACGGCGTTCCTGCTCCTGTGCGTGTTCGCGATCGTGAACTTCGCCGTGCTGGTGCTGCGCAAGGACAAGGTCGAGCACAAGCACTTCCACGCGCCGACCGCGCTGCCGGTGCTCGGCATCGTGCTGTGCGTGTACCTGGCCAGCCCGCTGTCCGGCCGGGACTCGGCGGACTACAAGGTGGCCGGGTGGCTGATGCTGGTCGGCGTCGTGCTGTGGGCGCTGACCTGGGTGCTGAACAAGTACGTGTTCAAGCGGCGCGCCGACTTCGATCCGACGCACCTCGACCCGCAAGGCCCGGTGAACTGA
- the pepN gene encoding aminopeptidase N, giving the protein MPSLTVDGARTRAAALSVQSYDVDLDLTQGERTFGSRTTIRFAATAPSSWVDVKPDELIAVTLNGTAVDVAGLNDGRLELTGLQPENELVVVATMLYSHDGEGLHRAVDAADGLAYTYAMSFLDAGPRIFACFDQPDLKAPYRFKVTAPEDWLVLGNGAATQVSPGRWELAETKPLSTYFVTIVAGPYHQLTDSHDGIALSVVSRQSLKDALDREAADIFEVTKQSFDEYHRMFTHRYPFGEYHQAFVPEFNAGAMENPGCVTFRDQMVFRSAVTDGERSQRARTIVHEMAHQWFGDTVTMQWWNDLWLNESFAEYMAHRVSTSATRYTDNWIDFAYMRKWWGLQADQRSSTHPVAADAVKDALASLDDFDGISYAKGAAVLKQLAAYLGDDVFLAGVNAHIAANEFGNATFADLLAKWTEAGAVGLDDWAQAWLRTPGLDTISATRTATGIKLRRTAPAAYPVARPHKLTVAGYDADGRATTVDVLVDADEVDVELDPSLAVVIPDAGDDSWAKIRLDAESLANLAAVLPKIEDGVTRAVVLNSVRDAVADAELDPKVGFDVVLGMLPSEQSDIGVSTLLNWASTHLLGVYLPYEPYRGQLASVLGARLETVEPESSVQLSVARGFARFSDDAERLQGWLAGSGVPAGVTMDADLRWLVTLQLARLGAVGDADIDAELARDSSSEGVVHATRCRAALPTATAKERAWTRIMTDADLPNYELYAACEGFWHPAQESLTAAYVDRYFAEIAGTEKLRSGWVVATCARLAFPRYAIEQRVVDRAAGLLADESVAAGIRRSIGDSSDDVARALAVRSAYL; this is encoded by the coding sequence ATGCCGAGTCTCACCGTCGACGGCGCCCGTACCCGGGCCGCCGCGCTTTCCGTCCAGTCGTACGACGTCGACCTCGACCTGACCCAGGGCGAGCGGACGTTCGGATCCAGGACCACGATCAGGTTCGCCGCGACCGCGCCGTCGAGCTGGGTGGACGTGAAACCGGACGAGCTGATCGCGGTCACCTTGAACGGCACGGCGGTCGACGTCGCGGGTCTGAACGACGGCCGGCTCGAGCTGACCGGGCTGCAGCCGGAGAACGAGCTTGTCGTGGTCGCCACCATGCTGTACTCGCACGACGGCGAAGGACTGCACCGGGCCGTCGATGCCGCGGACGGTCTCGCGTACACGTACGCGATGTCCTTCCTCGACGCCGGGCCCCGGATCTTCGCGTGCTTCGACCAGCCGGACCTGAAGGCGCCGTACCGGTTCAAGGTCACCGCGCCCGAGGACTGGCTGGTGCTCGGCAACGGCGCCGCCACGCAGGTGTCGCCCGGTCGCTGGGAGCTGGCCGAGACCAAGCCGCTGTCGACGTACTTCGTCACCATCGTCGCCGGCCCGTACCACCAGCTCACCGACTCCCACGACGGGATCGCGCTCAGCGTGGTCTCGCGGCAGTCGCTGAAGGACGCGCTGGACCGTGAGGCCGCGGACATCTTCGAGGTCACCAAGCAGTCCTTCGACGAGTACCACCGGATGTTCACCCATCGGTACCCGTTCGGCGAGTACCACCAGGCGTTCGTACCGGAGTTCAACGCCGGCGCGATGGAGAACCCGGGCTGCGTGACCTTCCGCGACCAGATGGTGTTCCGGTCCGCGGTCACCGACGGCGAGCGCAGCCAGCGGGCGCGGACCATCGTGCACGAGATGGCGCACCAGTGGTTCGGCGACACCGTGACGATGCAGTGGTGGAACGACCTCTGGCTGAACGAGTCCTTCGCCGAGTACATGGCGCACCGGGTGTCGACGAGCGCCACCCGGTACACGGACAACTGGATCGACTTCGCGTACATGCGCAAGTGGTGGGGTCTGCAGGCCGATCAGCGGTCGTCGACGCACCCGGTCGCCGCCGACGCGGTCAAGGACGCACTCGCCTCACTCGACGACTTCGACGGCATCTCGTACGCCAAGGGCGCGGCCGTGCTCAAGCAGCTGGCGGCGTACCTCGGTGACGACGTGTTCCTGGCCGGGGTGAACGCGCACATCGCGGCGAACGAGTTCGGCAACGCCACCTTCGCGGACCTGCTGGCCAAGTGGACCGAGGCCGGCGCGGTCGGGCTGGACGACTGGGCGCAGGCGTGGCTGCGTACGCCGGGACTGGACACGATCAGCGCGACGCGGACCGCGACCGGGATCAAGCTACGGCGGACTGCGCCGGCGGCGTACCCGGTGGCGCGGCCGCACAAGCTGACGGTGGCCGGGTACGACGCGGACGGACGCGCCACGACGGTCGACGTACTCGTCGACGCGGACGAGGTGGACGTGGAACTCGACCCGTCGCTCGCCGTGGTGATCCCGGACGCGGGTGACGACAGCTGGGCGAAGATCCGGCTCGACGCGGAGAGTCTGGCGAACCTCGCGGCGGTGCTGCCGAAGATCGAGGACGGGGTGACGCGGGCCGTCGTACTGAACAGTGTCCGGGACGCGGTGGCGGACGCCGAGCTGGATCCGAAGGTCGGGTTCGACGTGGTGCTCGGGATGCTGCCGAGTGAGCAGAGCGACATCGGTGTTTCCACCTTGCTCAACTGGGCGAGTACGCATCTGCTGGGCGTGTACCTGCCGTACGAGCCGTACCGTGGTCAGCTTGCTTCAGTGCTTGGTGCGCGGCTTGAGACGGTTGAGCCGGAGAGCAGCGTGCAGTTGTCGGTGGCGCGCGGGTTCGCGCGGTTCAGCGACGACGCCGAGCGGTTGCAGGGGTGGCTCGCGGGCTCCGGCGTACCCGCTGGGGTGACGATGGATGCCGACCTGCGGTGGCTGGTGACGCTGCAGCTCGCTCGGCTCGGTGCTGTTGGTGATGCGGACATCGACGCTGAGCTCGCTCGGGACTCCTCGTCCGAGGGTGTCGTGCATGCGACCCGGTGCCGGGCCGCGCTGCCGACCGCCACGGCCAAGGAGCGTGCCTGGACGCGGATCATGACCGACGCCGACCTGCCGAACTACGAGCTGTACGCGGCGTGCGAAGGGTTCTGGCATCCGGCGCAGGAGTCGCTGACCGCGGCGTACGTGGACAGGTACTTCGCGGAGATCGCCGGTACCGAGAAGCTGCGCTCCGGTTGGGTCGTGGCGACCTGTGCGCGGCTGGCGTTTCCGCGGTACGCGATCGAACAGCGGGTGGTCGACCGGGCCGCCGGGCTGTTGGCGGACGAGTCGGTCGCGGCCGGGATCCGGCGGTCGATCGGCGACAGTTCGGACGATGTCGCGCGGGCGCTCGCGGTGCGTTCGGCGTACCTGTGA
- a CDS encoding Cmx/CmrA family chloramphenicol efflux MFS transporter, with product MPIAVYVLGLSIFAQGTSELMLAGLLPELAADLHVTIPQAGLLISAFAAGMLVGAPVLAVVTLTWSRRTALLVFLTIFALTHVAGALTPNYTVLLVTRIVGAFVYAGFWSVAAVTVVALVRSGSRARAMSIVTGGLTIATIVGLPLGTVLGQHLGWRSAFWTVAGLCVLAMAGVVTTVPAGRPDPATAPRLADELRALVNARLWLAFGTTALVTATILVLFSYLAPLLTGATHLPAGAVPGVLALYGLGSFIGITLGGRFADALPFHTLFISISGLIVLSAVLALAAGSPLVAIPVIVLLGGFGFAANPALNARVFSLAGDRSTLATATNFSAFNVGITAGPWLGGIAIDAGTGYPALGWIAVATGTAALATVLVAVFLPVSSPGLAGRGASDRSRRAA from the coding sequence ATGCCGATCGCCGTCTACGTCCTTGGCCTGAGCATCTTCGCGCAGGGCACGTCCGAGCTGATGCTCGCCGGGCTGCTGCCGGAGCTGGCTGCCGATCTGCACGTCACGATCCCGCAGGCGGGTCTGCTGATCTCCGCGTTCGCGGCCGGCATGCTCGTCGGCGCGCCGGTGCTGGCAGTCGTCACGCTCACCTGGTCCCGGCGTACGGCGCTGCTGGTATTCCTGACCATCTTCGCGCTCACCCATGTCGCCGGTGCGCTGACGCCCAACTACACGGTGCTGCTGGTGACCCGGATCGTCGGCGCGTTCGTGTACGCCGGGTTCTGGTCGGTCGCCGCCGTCACGGTGGTCGCGCTCGTACGCTCCGGCAGCCGCGCGCGGGCGATGAGTATCGTCACCGGCGGCCTGACGATCGCGACGATCGTCGGTCTCCCGCTCGGCACGGTTCTCGGTCAGCATCTCGGCTGGCGATCCGCGTTCTGGACCGTCGCCGGGCTCTGCGTACTCGCGATGGCGGGCGTGGTCACCACGGTTCCGGCCGGGCGGCCCGATCCGGCGACCGCGCCCCGGCTCGCCGATGAACTGCGGGCGCTGGTGAACGCGCGGCTGTGGCTCGCGTTCGGGACGACCGCGCTGGTGACGGCGACGATCCTGGTGCTGTTCAGCTACCTCGCGCCCCTCCTCACCGGCGCGACGCACCTGCCGGCCGGAGCAGTCCCCGGCGTACTGGCGCTGTACGGCCTCGGGTCGTTCATCGGAATCACTCTCGGCGGCCGCTTCGCCGATGCGCTGCCGTTCCACACCCTGTTCATCAGCATCAGCGGCCTGATCGTGCTGTCCGCCGTCCTCGCGCTGGCCGCGGGCTCGCCGCTGGTCGCGATCCCGGTGATCGTGCTGCTCGGTGGGTTCGGGTTCGCGGCCAACCCGGCGCTGAACGCGCGCGTCTTCAGCCTGGCCGGCGACCGGTCCACGCTCGCGACCGCGACGAACTTCTCCGCGTTCAACGTCGGTATCACCGCCGGGCCGTGGCTCGGCGGGATCGCGATCGACGCCGGCACCGGGTACCCGGCCCTTGGCTGGATCGCGGTCGCCACCGGAACCGCTGCCCTCGCGACCGTGCTGGTCGCGGTCTTCCTGCCGGTCAGTTCACCGGGCCTTGCGGGTCGAGGTGCGTCGGATCGAAGTCGGCGCGCCGCTTGA
- a CDS encoding DUF389 domain-containing protein: MHLRLIVPPDRSERVLDGLVADPGVSCVTRVPGAAHRPAGDLIECDVTREATSDVLVRLKAEGLYDDGSVALTSVDSAPSRNAQAAEKAAPGAPDDAVIWDVVVDQAYNEAGGSWVYYVFLTLATMIASVAVVTDSSILVVGAMVVGPEFGVVAALAVGLFLRKGGLTKRSLMLLVKGFVLAIVLTAIAALLARAVGWVDASDVTAARPLTGFIWRPDRWSAVVAVLAGSAGVLSQTAGRGNALVGVFISVTTVPAAGDLALSVALWAPHQIGGSAAQLGINLAGMTAAGVVTLLLQRVIWRSYLRVKQVRGVAGPLRGRSESGQS; encoded by the coding sequence ATGCACCTTCGTCTGATCGTTCCGCCGGACCGCAGCGAGCGGGTACTGGACGGGCTCGTCGCCGATCCCGGCGTGTCCTGCGTGACCCGCGTACCCGGGGCGGCGCATCGCCCGGCCGGCGATCTGATCGAGTGCGACGTGACCCGCGAGGCGACGTCGGACGTGCTGGTCCGGCTTAAGGCGGAAGGCCTGTACGACGACGGCTCGGTCGCGCTGACGTCGGTGGATTCCGCGCCGTCGAGGAACGCCCAGGCCGCGGAGAAGGCGGCGCCCGGCGCACCTGACGACGCGGTGATCTGGGATGTCGTGGTCGACCAGGCGTACAACGAGGCCGGCGGGTCCTGGGTGTACTACGTGTTCCTCACGCTGGCGACGATGATCGCGTCGGTCGCGGTGGTCACCGACTCGTCGATCCTGGTCGTCGGGGCGATGGTGGTCGGACCCGAGTTCGGCGTGGTGGCCGCGCTCGCCGTCGGGTTGTTCCTGCGGAAGGGCGGTCTGACCAAGCGGTCGTTGATGCTGCTGGTGAAGGGGTTCGTGCTGGCGATCGTACTGACCGCGATCGCGGCGCTGCTGGCCCGCGCGGTCGGGTGGGTGGACGCGTCCGACGTGACCGCGGCCCGCCCGCTGACCGGTTTCATCTGGCGGCCGGATCGCTGGTCGGCGGTGGTCGCCGTACTCGCGGGAAGCGCCGGGGTGCTGTCGCAGACGGCCGGGCGGGGCAATGCGCTGGTCGGGGTGTTCATCTCGGTGACCACTGTCCCAGCCGCGGGTGATCTGGCCCTGTCGGTCGCGTTGTGGGCGCCGCATCAGATCGGCGGTTCGGCCGCGCAGCTCGGGATCAACCTGGCCGGGATGACGGCGGCCGGTGTGGTGACGCTGCTGCTGCAGCGCGTGATCTGGCGCAGTTACCTGCGGGTAAAGCAGGTCCGCGGCGTCGCTGGTCCGCTGCGCGGGCGATCCGAGAGCGGGCAGTCCTAG
- a CDS encoding LuxR C-terminal-related transcriptional regulator codes for MLETVGVEPPDEEAYRALLTAPGCDVRELAGHLGRDEQELAATVERLEKLGLLTVTSDDPVRLLPTRPDVAVDALVAVRRAELDRVRAEARVLLSEVRAQEQHRPENLVEVIVGQEAIAARFAQLLNGTKNQLLVLDRPPYAAQAEKSDTTVRGLLGEGVVVHGIYSPDSLDIPGGVDEAYSAADAGETSRVHPQLPMKLAVFDAKAALLPLSVDQLTDSALVVHPCALLDALMEMFWLLWDQAVPVVPTAKADPTDARLMTLLAAGFKDDAIARQLALSSRTVGRRVAELMETLGARTRFQAGIHAQRRHLLEDDQRTTSAGD; via the coding sequence ATGCTGGAGACGGTGGGGGTGGAGCCGCCCGACGAAGAGGCCTACCGGGCGCTGCTGACCGCGCCGGGCTGTGACGTCCGTGAGCTCGCCGGGCACCTCGGCCGGGACGAGCAGGAGCTGGCCGCGACGGTCGAGCGGCTGGAGAAGCTCGGTCTGCTGACGGTCACCTCCGACGACCCGGTGCGGTTGCTGCCGACCCGTCCCGATGTTGCGGTCGACGCGCTGGTCGCGGTCCGGCGGGCCGAGCTGGACCGGGTCCGCGCCGAAGCCCGGGTGCTGTTGTCGGAGGTGCGCGCCCAGGAGCAGCACCGCCCGGAGAATCTGGTCGAGGTGATCGTCGGCCAGGAGGCGATCGCCGCCCGGTTCGCCCAGTTGCTGAACGGGACGAAGAACCAGCTGCTGGTGCTGGACCGGCCGCCGTACGCCGCGCAGGCCGAGAAGTCCGACACCACGGTCCGCGGGCTACTCGGCGAGGGGGTGGTGGTCCACGGCATCTACTCCCCCGATTCGCTGGACATCCCCGGCGGCGTCGACGAGGCGTACAGCGCGGCCGATGCCGGCGAGACGTCCCGCGTACATCCGCAGCTGCCGATGAAGCTGGCCGTGTTCGACGCGAAGGCGGCGTTGTTGCCGCTGTCGGTGGATCAGTTGACCGACAGCGCGCTCGTCGTACACCCCTGCGCCCTGCTGGACGCGCTGATGGAGATGTTCTGGCTGCTGTGGGACCAGGCCGTGCCGGTCGTGCCGACGGCGAAGGCGGACCCGACCGACGCGCGGCTGATGACGCTGCTCGCCGCCGGGTTCAAGGACGACGCGATCGCCCGGCAGCTCGCGCTGAGCAGCCGGACGGTCGGTCGGCGGGTCGCGGAGCTGATGGAGACGCTGGGCGCGCGGACCCGGTTCCAGGCCGGGATCCACGCCCAGCGCCGCCACCTGCTGGAAGACGACCAGCGGACGACCAGCGCGGGCGACTAG